In Arsenicicoccus dermatophilus, a genomic segment contains:
- a CDS encoding DEAD/DEAH box helicase yields the protein MTTLTDLLPPPASRTADGYDADATYSAFVGWTTGRGIELYPAQDEALLELATGANVILATPTGSGKSLVALGAHLMALAEGRRTYYTAPIKALVSEKFFALCEAFGAENVGMMTGDAAVNSRAPIICCTAEVLANIALRQGDRADIGQVVMDEFHFYSEPDRGWAWQVPLLTLPHTQFLLMSATLGDTSFFVEDLTRRTGRDTVVVSSATRPIPLTYQWAMTPVHETIDLLLMERQAPIYVVHFTQAAALERAQALMSLNVTTKDEKAAIAAELKGFRFAKGFGATLQRLVRHGIGVHHAGMLPKYRRLVETLAQQGLLKVICGTDTLGVGINVPIRTVLLTGLTKYDGTRQRLLKVREFHQIAGRAGRAGYDTAGTVVVQAPDHVIDNHNALLKAGDDPKKQRKVKRKKPPEGFVSWTEEQFDRIVHAEPEALVSRMTINHGMLLNLVQREGDAFPAIRDLLRDNHGDARSQTRLQLRAIELYRSLRDAGVVTQLDEPDADGRRIVITEALQRGFALNQPLSTFALAAFELLDPQSPTYALDVVSIIEATLDDPRAVLMAQQFKARGEAVQEMKMDGIEYEERMELLEEVSWPKPLADLLEQALHTYRESHPWISEDDLSPKSVVRDLYERAMTFGEFVAFYQLGRAEGIVLRYLSDAYKALRQTVPTSYRTEELGDLVEWLGEVVRQTDSSLLEEWEALTGEDQPLSQDALDALSTPLPGGNRPLTANERALRVMVRTAMFRKVELVALRRWNDLAELDAAAVALAKQARAEAELPAPAVDEMDADSWQEAIQELYAEYDEIGTGPDARGPGLLLVDTATPGRWFVDQVLDDPEGDHDWRIQAEVDLDATDAAGELVLITTNLDKT from the coding sequence GGCTCCGGGAAGTCCCTCGTGGCCCTCGGCGCGCACCTGATGGCGCTCGCGGAGGGGCGGCGCACCTACTACACCGCCCCGATCAAGGCCCTGGTCAGCGAGAAGTTCTTCGCCCTGTGCGAGGCCTTCGGCGCGGAGAACGTCGGCATGATGACCGGCGACGCCGCGGTCAACTCCCGTGCCCCCATCATCTGCTGCACCGCCGAGGTGCTCGCCAACATCGCGCTGCGCCAAGGGGATCGGGCTGACATCGGCCAGGTCGTCATGGACGAGTTCCACTTCTACTCCGAGCCCGACCGCGGCTGGGCCTGGCAGGTGCCGCTGCTGACGCTGCCGCACACCCAGTTCCTGCTGATGAGCGCGACGCTCGGCGACACCTCCTTCTTCGTCGAGGACCTCACCCGGCGCACCGGTCGCGACACCGTCGTCGTGTCCAGCGCGACCCGCCCGATCCCGCTGACCTACCAGTGGGCGATGACGCCGGTCCACGAGACCATCGATCTGCTGCTCATGGAGCGCCAGGCGCCGATCTACGTCGTGCACTTCACCCAGGCCGCGGCCCTGGAGCGGGCCCAGGCGCTGATGAGCCTCAACGTCACCACCAAGGACGAGAAGGCCGCGATCGCCGCGGAGCTCAAGGGCTTCCGCTTCGCCAAGGGCTTCGGCGCGACGCTGCAGCGGCTGGTGCGGCACGGCATCGGCGTCCACCACGCGGGCATGCTGCCGAAGTACCGCCGCCTCGTGGAGACCCTCGCCCAGCAGGGCCTGCTCAAGGTCATCTGCGGCACCGACACCCTCGGCGTGGGCATCAACGTGCCCATCCGCACGGTGCTGCTCACCGGGCTGACGAAGTACGACGGCACCCGGCAGCGGCTGCTCAAGGTGCGCGAGTTCCACCAGATCGCCGGGCGGGCGGGGCGCGCCGGCTACGACACCGCCGGGACCGTCGTCGTCCAGGCCCCCGACCACGTCATCGACAACCACAACGCGCTCCTCAAGGCGGGCGACGACCCCAAGAAGCAGCGCAAGGTCAAGCGCAAGAAGCCGCCGGAGGGTTTCGTCAGCTGGACCGAGGAGCAGTTCGACCGGATCGTCCACGCCGAGCCCGAGGCGCTCGTCAGCCGGATGACGATCAACCACGGCATGCTGCTCAACCTCGTCCAGCGCGAGGGCGACGCCTTCCCCGCCATACGAGACCTGTTGCGGGACAACCACGGCGACGCGCGCTCGCAGACCCGGCTGCAGCTGCGGGCGATCGAGCTCTATCGCTCGCTGCGGGACGCCGGCGTGGTCACCCAGCTCGACGAGCCCGACGCCGACGGCCGCCGGATCGTCATCACCGAGGCCCTGCAGCGCGGCTTCGCCCTCAACCAGCCGCTGTCGACCTTCGCGCTCGCGGCCTTCGAGCTGCTGGACCCGCAGTCGCCGACCTATGCCCTCGACGTCGTCTCGATCATCGAGGCCACCCTGGACGACCCACGGGCCGTGCTCATGGCCCAGCAGTTCAAGGCGCGGGGCGAGGCCGTCCAGGAGATGAAGATGGACGGCATCGAGTACGAGGAGCGGATGGAGCTGCTCGAGGAGGTCTCCTGGCCCAAGCCGCTCGCCGACCTGCTCGAGCAGGCGCTGCACACCTATCGCGAGTCCCACCCGTGGATCAGCGAGGACGACCTGTCGCCGAAGTCGGTGGTGCGCGACCTCTACGAACGAGCCATGACCTTCGGCGAGTTCGTGGCGTTCTACCAGCTGGGCCGCGCCGAGGGCATCGTGCTGCGCTACCTGTCCGACGCCTACAAGGCGCTGCGCCAGACCGTGCCCACGTCCTACCGCACCGAGGAGCTCGGCGACCTCGTCGAGTGGCTCGGCGAGGTCGTCCGCCAGACCGACTCCTCGCTGCTGGAGGAGTGGGAGGCGCTCACCGGCGAGGACCAGCCGCTGTCCCAGGACGCCCTGGACGCGCTGTCCACCCCGCTGCCCGGCGGCAACCGTCCGCTCACCGCCAACGAGCGCGCGCTGCGCGTCATGGTGCGCACCGCCATGTTCCGCAAGGTCGAGCTGGTCGCCCTGCGCCGGTGGAACGACCTCGCCGAGCTCGACGCCGCCGCGGTTGCCCTGGCCAAGCAGGCCCGTGCCGAGGCCGAGCTGCCTGCGCCCGCCGTCGACGAGATGGATGCGGACAGCTGGCAGGAGGCGATCCAGGAGCTGTATGCCGAGTACGACGAGATCGGCACCGGCCCCGACGCCCGCGGCCCCGGGCTGCTGCTCGTCGACACCGCCACGCCGGGGCGGTGGTTCGTCGACCAGGTGCTGGACGATCCTGAGGGCGACCACGACTGGCGGATCCAGGCCGAGGTGGACCTCGACGCGACCGACGCGGCGGGCGAGCTGGTGCTGATCACCACCAACCTGGACAAGACCTGA
- a CDS encoding sugar-binding transcriptional regulator — protein sequence MFTSTSGGPARHHSATSDERAHVALLLEVARRYWEQGQSQADIAGAVGYSRPTVSRLLTEARARGVVQIRVSHPLERVLRIEQALVERFGLTAARVAAPGESAATQQDVARCAADLVVERAQEDVVLAVSNGLAVAATVDALPDLAWSASRVVQMIGSVGRSDVLLDSPETVRSTAAKLGGRYHALPVPLVVGSADVARDLMGNEQVGATLELAARADLALVGVGAVVRGRSGQILSAYEDVELAAALARMGAVGHICGHHFDAQGRHLRTSLCERTIAVDPDRMRSIPLVIGVAWGPDKLPALRAALAGGYLSALVTDRDTAVALLDAR from the coding sequence ATGTTCACATCCACGAGTGGCGGTCCGGCCCGCCACCACTCCGCCACCAGTGACGAGCGGGCCCACGTCGCCCTGCTCCTGGAGGTGGCCCGGCGCTACTGGGAGCAGGGGCAGAGCCAGGCGGACATCGCCGGGGCCGTGGGCTACTCGCGACCCACGGTGTCCCGGCTGCTCACCGAGGCACGGGCACGCGGCGTGGTGCAGATCCGGGTCTCCCACCCCCTGGAGCGGGTGCTGCGGATCGAGCAGGCCCTCGTCGAGCGCTTCGGGCTGACCGCCGCCCGGGTGGCCGCGCCGGGCGAGTCGGCCGCCACCCAGCAGGACGTCGCCCGGTGCGCCGCCGATCTCGTGGTCGAGCGGGCCCAGGAGGACGTGGTCCTCGCGGTGTCCAACGGCCTGGCCGTGGCCGCCACGGTCGACGCGCTGCCCGACCTGGCCTGGTCGGCGTCGCGGGTGGTGCAGATGATCGGGTCGGTCGGCCGCTCCGACGTGCTGCTCGACTCCCCCGAGACGGTGCGCTCCACCGCGGCCAAGCTCGGCGGGCGCTACCACGCGCTCCCCGTGCCCCTCGTGGTCGGCTCGGCCGACGTCGCCCGCGACCTCATGGGGAACGAGCAGGTCGGTGCCACCCTCGAGCTGGCCGCCCGTGCCGACCTGGCACTGGTGGGTGTCGGCGCCGTGGTGCGCGGGCGCTCGGGGCAGATCCTGTCGGCCTACGAGGACGTCGAGCTGGCCGCCGCGCTCGCGCGGATGGGGGCGGTGGGCCACATCTGCGGGCACCACTTCGACGCCCAGGGGCGCCACCTGCGGACCTCCCTGTGCGAGCGCACGATCGCCGTCGACCCGGACCGGATGCGCTCGATCCCGCTGGTCATCGGGGTCGCGTGGGGGCCGGACAAGCTGCCCGCGCTGCGGGCGGCGCTGGCGGGGGGCTACCTCTCGGCGCTCGTCACCGACCGGGACACGGCCGTGGCCCTGCTCGACGCCCGCTGA
- a CDS encoding phosphotriesterase family protein, protein MAFARTIRGDVDPSTLGVVNAHDHLIRVGAGEVYIDADHQLADVDKAVEEGGYFAEAAKRWTPAGGTVVDMCPANCGRDLVKLAEVESRVDGLQVIATTGFHREHVYLETQSHWVNRYSVEQIADLLIADIEEGIDRHDYSGPIVDRTEFKAGCIKIGTAYGKITAFERRCMEAAAKASVETGAPINTHTTYGTCGLEQAKLLKEMGVPADQIAIGHIQRNADVFYLQQILDEGVYLEIDGTYRIKYQPDSNRIMELRELGAKGYGERILLGTDSGKRGYQKAYGAVTGVDYNPSVDGPRMLAEGFDRSYVEQLLMTNGQRFFTMRKDA, encoded by the coding sequence ATGGCCTTCGCACGCACCATCCGCGGCGACGTCGACCCGAGCACCCTCGGCGTCGTCAACGCCCACGACCACCTCATCCGCGTCGGCGCCGGCGAGGTCTACATCGACGCCGACCACCAGCTCGCCGACGTCGACAAGGCGGTCGAGGAGGGCGGCTACTTCGCCGAGGCCGCCAAGCGGTGGACCCCAGCCGGCGGCACCGTCGTCGACATGTGCCCCGCCAACTGCGGCCGAGACCTGGTCAAGCTGGCCGAGGTCGAGTCCCGCGTGGACGGTCTGCAGGTCATCGCCACCACCGGCTTCCACCGCGAGCACGTCTACCTCGAGACCCAGTCCCACTGGGTCAACCGCTACTCCGTCGAGCAGATCGCCGACCTGCTGATCGCCGACATCGAGGAGGGCATCGACCGCCACGACTACTCCGGCCCGATCGTGGACCGGACCGAGTTCAAGGCCGGCTGCATCAAGATCGGCACCGCCTACGGCAAGATCACGGCCTTCGAGCGCAGGTGCATGGAGGCGGCGGCCAAGGCCTCCGTGGAGACCGGCGCCCCGATCAACACCCACACGACCTACGGCACCTGCGGCCTGGAGCAGGCCAAGCTCCTCAAGGAGATGGGCGTCCCCGCCGACCAGATCGCCATCGGTCACATCCAGCGCAACGCCGACGTGTTCTACCTCCAGCAGATCCTCGACGAGGGCGTCTACCTCGAGATCGACGGCACCTACCGGATCAAGTACCAGCCCGACTCCAACCGGATCATGGAGCTGCGCGAGCTCGGTGCCAAGGGCTACGGCGAGCGCATCCTGCTCGGCACCGACTCCGGCAAGCGCGGCTACCAGAAGGCCTACGGCGCCGTCACCGGCGTCGACTACAACCCCTCCGTCGACGGTCCGCGGATGCTGGCCGAGGGCTTCGATCGGTCGTACGTCGAGCAGCTGCTCATGACCAACGGCCAGCGCTTCTTCACCATGCGCAAGGACGCCTGA
- a CDS encoding orotidine 5'-phosphate decarboxylase / HUMPS family protein has translation MAAAPARTRLQIALDTTDLPAALRPLNQAIEHVDVIECGTILIINEGLRAVREIRALYPDATILADVRIAEAGALVARNCFEAGADWVSCVAGASLTTVDQVCRVARELGGQVQVELNDDHYTPDKAREWRRVGVEHVIVKRSRDLEAAGTLEWRETDLERIRVLKELGFTVTVTGGITAAELDVFAGQPVDVVIAGREIVGAIDPEAAARRLKERLAEVLR, from the coding sequence ATGGCCGCGGCACCCGCCCGCACCCGGCTGCAGATCGCGCTGGACACCACCGACCTGCCGGCCGCGCTGCGTCCCCTCAACCAGGCGATCGAGCACGTCGACGTCATCGAGTGCGGGACGATCCTGATCATCAACGAGGGCCTGCGCGCCGTCCGCGAGATCCGCGCGCTCTATCCCGACGCCACGATCCTCGCCGACGTGCGCATCGCCGAGGCCGGAGCCCTGGTGGCCCGCAACTGCTTCGAGGCAGGCGCGGACTGGGTGTCCTGCGTGGCGGGCGCCTCGTTGACCACCGTCGACCAGGTCTGCCGGGTCGCCCGCGAGCTGGGCGGCCAGGTGCAGGTCGAGCTCAACGACGACCACTACACCCCCGACAAGGCCCGCGAGTGGCGCCGGGTCGGCGTGGAGCACGTCATCGTCAAGCGCTCCCGAGACCTGGAGGCCGCCGGGACCCTGGAGTGGCGGGAGACCGACCTGGAGCGGATCCGCGTCCTGAAGGAGCTGGGCTTCACGGTCACCGTGACCGGCGGGATCACGGCCGCCGAGCTCGACGTCTTCGCCGGTCAGCCGGTCGACGTGGTCATCGCCGGTCGCGAGATCGTCGGCGCCATCGACCCCGAGGCGGCGGCGCGCCGGCTCAAGGAGCGCCTGGCCGAGGTCCTGCGATGA
- a CDS encoding L-ribulose-5-phosphate 3-epimerase, producing the protein MTLNLDGETRCGCECPGTSAGHGAISLGIYEKALCSTPDWDELFAQVRKAGYDFVDLSVDESPERRARLRWPAAERRTVRDAAARQGVRLGGLCLSVHRAVGPGSADPAVQAQAAEIFRDAIWLCHDLGIPVLQVAGYYAYYEYPDDGQRERYVATLRAAVPHAARAGVLLGLENVDGDDVTSITRAVEICDEIGSPWLQTYPDIGNLAEQQLDTVAELRAGQGRMLALHVKDVRVGEPRRVPLGEGIAEIPAAFAELARQGWSGRLMVEMWNDDAPDSTATCARARRLVEQWLHEAGLEVAHTD; encoded by the coding sequence ATGACCCTCAACCTCGACGGCGAGACCCGCTGCGGCTGCGAGTGCCCCGGCACCTCCGCCGGTCACGGCGCGATCAGCCTGGGGATCTACGAGAAGGCGTTGTGCTCCACGCCCGACTGGGACGAGCTCTTCGCGCAGGTGCGCAAGGCGGGCTACGACTTCGTCGACCTGTCCGTGGACGAGTCGCCGGAGCGGCGGGCCCGACTGCGCTGGCCCGCGGCCGAGCGGCGGACGGTCCGCGACGCCGCCGCCCGGCAGGGGGTGCGGCTCGGCGGGCTGTGCCTGTCGGTCCACCGCGCCGTCGGCCCGGGCAGCGCCGACCCCGCCGTGCAGGCGCAGGCCGCGGAGATCTTCCGGGACGCCATCTGGCTGTGCCACGACCTCGGCATACCCGTGCTGCAGGTGGCGGGCTACTACGCCTACTACGAGTACCCCGACGACGGGCAGCGGGAGCGGTACGTCGCCACGCTGCGCGCGGCCGTCCCGCACGCCGCCCGCGCCGGGGTCCTGCTCGGCCTGGAGAACGTCGACGGCGACGACGTCACGTCGATCACCCGTGCCGTCGAGATCTGCGACGAGATCGGCAGTCCCTGGCTGCAGACCTATCCCGACATCGGCAACCTCGCCGAGCAGCAGCTCGACACCGTCGCCGAGCTGCGGGCCGGGCAGGGCCGGATGCTCGCGCTGCACGTCAAGGACGTGCGCGTGGGCGAGCCGCGCCGGGTGCCCCTGGGGGAGGGGATCGCCGAGATCCCCGCCGCCTTCGCCGAGCTCGCCCGTCAGGGCTGGTCCGGCCGACTCATGGTCGAGATGTGGAACGACGACGCTCCCGACTCGACCGCCACCTGCGCGCGGGCACGCCGGCTGGTGGAGCAGTGGCTCCACGAGGCGGGCCTCGAGGTCGCGCACACCGACTGA
- a CDS encoding L-ribulose-5-phosphate 4-epimerase, with product MMLKELKERVCEGNLALARAGLVAWTGGNLSALAPEEGVIVIKPSGLPYDRMTPDDMVVVALDGKVVEGERGPSSDTASHLAIYAGRPDVRSVVHTHSRYATAFAAVGREIPCCLTAIADEFGGPVPCGGYAPIGGDAIGAEVLASIGRSPAILMRQHGVFTIGATIDKALQAAVMVEDVAHTVAVAESLGTVETLPQSEIEANYDRYSHRYGTMNASLGVTA from the coding sequence ATGATGCTGAAGGAGCTCAAGGAGCGGGTCTGCGAGGGCAACCTGGCCCTCGCCCGCGCCGGGCTGGTCGCGTGGACGGGCGGCAACCTGTCCGCCCTCGCGCCGGAGGAGGGCGTGATCGTGATCAAGCCCTCGGGCCTGCCCTACGACCGGATGACGCCGGACGACATGGTCGTCGTGGCGCTCGACGGCAAGGTCGTCGAGGGGGAGCGCGGACCGTCGTCCGACACCGCCTCGCACCTGGCGATCTACGCCGGGCGGCCGGACGTCCGCTCGGTCGTCCACACCCACTCGCGCTACGCGACGGCCTTCGCGGCCGTGGGCCGGGAGATCCCCTGCTGCCTGACCGCGATCGCCGACGAGTTCGGCGGGCCGGTGCCGTGCGGAGGCTATGCCCCCATCGGCGGGGACGCCATCGGTGCCGAGGTCCTCGCCTCGATCGGCCGGTCGCCCGCGATCCTGATGCGTCAGCACGGGGTCTTCACCATCGGCGCGACCATCGACAAGGCCCTGCAAGCCGCCGTCATGGTCGAGGACGTCGCCCACACGGTCGCCGTCGCGGAGAGCCTGGGCACCGTCGAGACGCTCCCCCAGAGTGAGATCGAGGCCAACTACGATCGCTACTCCCACCGGTACGGGACCATGAACGCGAGCTTGGGGGTGACGGCATGA
- a CDS encoding sugar kinase, with amino-acid sequence MTYDLSTIGEGQLRLTVNQGDRLVSARSLRMTAACSEANVAGLLAQLGRRTTWASKLPQGDLGERCLQEFRSVGVDLSHMVRTESGRIALYFMEPGEFPMPGKVTYDRHCTPFRECTPEDFDWDALLDTRVLFLTGITAALTEHTAEVVQHAARLAAARGVPIALDVNHRSMLWTGEQAGRVLGPIAEQTDILFCSRRDGATVFGIEGAGPDVCRALRERFGARHVVSTDAVDGVYVSSAVHGERVFEVQRVPVIDRPGAGDSFVAATLHGYLDGDVLAGVGYGQRTASYALTHHGDLTRISARELDIPVTTDIVR; translated from the coding sequence ATGACGTACGACCTGTCCACGATCGGCGAGGGTCAGCTGCGCCTCACCGTCAACCAGGGCGACCGGCTCGTCAGCGCCCGCAGCCTGCGGATGACCGCCGCCTGCTCCGAGGCCAACGTCGCCGGCCTGCTCGCCCAGCTCGGGCGGCGCACCACCTGGGCGTCCAAGCTGCCGCAGGGCGACCTCGGCGAGCGCTGCCTGCAGGAGTTCCGCAGCGTCGGCGTCGACCTGTCCCACATGGTCCGCACCGAGAGCGGTCGGATCGCGCTGTACTTCATGGAGCCGGGCGAGTTCCCGATGCCCGGCAAGGTGACCTACGACCGGCACTGCACGCCCTTCCGCGAGTGCACCCCCGAGGACTTCGACTGGGACGCGCTGCTCGACACCCGCGTGCTCTTCCTCACCGGCATCACCGCCGCGCTCACCGAGCACACCGCCGAGGTGGTCCAGCACGCCGCCCGGCTGGCCGCCGCACGCGGCGTCCCGATCGCGCTCGACGTCAACCACCGCTCGATGCTGTGGACGGGCGAGCAGGCCGGGCGGGTGCTCGGCCCGATCGCCGAGCAGACCGACATCCTGTTCTGCTCCCGCCGCGACGGCGCCACCGTCTTCGGGATCGAGGGGGCCGGGCCGGACGTGTGCCGGGCCCTGCGCGAGCGCTTCGGTGCCCGCCACGTCGTCTCCACCGACGCCGTCGACGGGGTCTACGTCTCCTCCGCGGTCCACGGCGAGCGGGTCTTCGAGGTGCAGCGGGTCCCGGTCATCGACCGCCCCGGCGCCGGCGACTCCTTCGTCGCCGCGACCCTGCACGGCTACCTCGACGGCGACGTCCTCGCGGGCGTCGGCTACGGGCAGCGCACGGCGTCGTACGCCCTCACCCACCACGGCGACCTCACGCGGATCTCGGCCCGCGAGCTCGACATCCCCGTCACCACGGACATCGTCCGCTGA
- a CDS encoding MFS transporter — protein MNGSTPSRAAGALTAYDQIDARPLTGHQKSLIGLVVTGNLAEFFDMFLIGFVVSLLTKPWKLTGFEAGTILACSGLGTVVGAILWGRLADRIGRKKAFFWCVVMFVLFTALTLLTPERGWIMLALLRVGVGIGVGGLNITSIPYVQEFVPAKHRGLLAGLGSVFIPAGLFLGSLAQGAVGNDWRVLIGLGCVPVLLLVWLRTVPESPRFYQSVGRDEDARRSLAWALDLPLEQVGALPELPVAAKGASYGVVFRDHLRPLAVVTLGSFCFIMGGFAIQSWGQTLLKSGYGYSVGTVATLFMGVSLVDLLGRLASAWLADVIGRRRTMFLFGLLGAAGCFLAAFAHSSGTVFFIAILIIMAFGDGAFGILNAFGAEQFPNAVRSTGLGLGYGIGATAKIIGPALMGWMIGGNVVKQNVTLDVITPAFSFFGACLLIGAVTYLFARETKGASLDEI, from the coding sequence ATGAACGGCTCCACCCCATCTCGCGCCGCCGGCGCCCTCACGGCCTACGACCAGATCGACGCCCGCCCCCTCACCGGGCACCAGAAGTCCCTCATCGGGCTGGTCGTCACCGGCAACCTCGCCGAGTTCTTCGACATGTTCCTCATCGGCTTCGTCGTCTCGCTGCTGACGAAGCCCTGGAAGCTCACCGGCTTCGAGGCCGGCACCATCCTCGCCTGCTCCGGCCTCGGCACCGTCGTCGGCGCCATCCTGTGGGGCCGGCTCGCCGACCGCATCGGCCGCAAGAAGGCGTTCTTCTGGTGCGTCGTGATGTTCGTGCTCTTCACGGCGCTGACGCTGCTCACCCCCGAGCGCGGCTGGATCATGCTGGCGCTGCTGCGCGTCGGCGTGGGCATCGGCGTCGGCGGACTCAACATCACCTCGATCCCCTACGTGCAGGAGTTCGTCCCGGCCAAGCACCGCGGCCTGCTCGCCGGTCTGGGCTCGGTCTTCATCCCCGCCGGGCTCTTCCTCGGGTCCCTCGCCCAGGGCGCCGTGGGCAACGACTGGCGCGTGCTCATCGGCCTCGGCTGCGTGCCCGTGCTCCTGCTCGTCTGGCTGCGCACCGTGCCGGAGTCGCCGCGGTTCTACCAGTCCGTCGGCCGCGACGAGGACGCCCGACGCTCCCTGGCCTGGGCGCTGGACCTGCCGCTCGAGCAGGTCGGCGCGCTGCCCGAGCTGCCCGTCGCCGCCAAGGGCGCGTCCTACGGCGTGGTCTTCCGCGACCACCTGCGGCCCCTGGCCGTGGTCACCCTCGGCTCCTTCTGCTTCATCATGGGCGGCTTCGCGATCCAGTCCTGGGGGCAGACCCTGCTGAAGTCCGGCTACGGCTACTCCGTCGGCACCGTGGCGACGCTCTTCATGGGCGTCTCCCTGGTCGACCTGCTCGGCCGCCTCGCCTCGGCCTGGCTCGCCGACGTGATCGGTCGTCGGCGCACGATGTTCCTCTTCGGCCTGCTCGGCGCGGCCGGCTGCTTCCTCGCGGCCTTCGCGCACAGCTCGGGAACGGTGTTCTTCATCGCGATCCTGATCATCATGGCCTTCGGCGACGGGGCCTTCGGGATCCTCAACGCCTTCGGCGCCGAGCAGTTCCCCAACGCCGTGCGGTCCACCGGCCTGGGTCTCGGCTACGGCATCGGCGCGACCGCCAAGATCATCGGCCCCGCGCTGATGGGCTGGATGATCGGCGGCAACGTCGTCAAGCAGAACGTCACCCTCGACGTGATCACGCCTGCCTTCTCGTTCTTCGGCGCGTGCCTGCTGATCGGCGCGGTGACCTATCTGTTCGCCCGCGAGACCAAGGGCGCCTCCCTCGACGAGATCTGA
- a CDS encoding TetR/AcrR family transcriptional regulator, whose protein sequence is MELLGREGARAVTHRAVDAEARVPAGTCANYFRSRSDLLAGMAQRIFALLAPDPARLDELSRLPTDDAGPAYAGYVVERLLARPNLARALVELRLEATRSPDVAHPLTELLRAGFDADVDFHTTRGLPGGREHVLRLHHLVDGIVLDALTIPLAPDIDPVTQARNATRTLDR, encoded by the coding sequence CTGGAGCTGCTCGGACGCGAGGGCGCGCGGGCGGTGACGCACCGCGCCGTGGACGCCGAGGCCCGGGTGCCGGCGGGCACCTGCGCGAACTACTTCCGGTCCAGGTCGGACCTGCTGGCGGGCATGGCGCAGCGCATCTTCGCGCTGCTCGCCCCGGACCCGGCCCGGCTGGACGAGCTGTCGAGGCTGCCCACCGATGACGCCGGCCCGGCCTATGCGGGGTATGTCGTCGAGCGGCTCCTGGCCCGCCCGAACCTGGCCCGGGCACTCGTCGAGCTCCGCCTGGAAGCCACCCGCTCCCCCGACGTCGCTCACCCCCTGACCGAGCTCCTGCGGGCAGGGTTCGACGCCGACGTCGACTTCCACACCACCCGGGGCCTGCCCGGAGGCAGGGAGCACGTCCTGCGCCTGCACCACCTCGTCGACGGCATCGTCCTCGACGCGCTGACCATCCCGCTCGCACCCGACATCGACCCCGTCACCCAGGCACGCAACGCAACCCGCACGCTGGACCGTTGA